One part of the Schistocerca cancellata isolate TAMUIC-IGC-003103 chromosome 12, iqSchCanc2.1, whole genome shotgun sequence genome encodes these proteins:
- the LOC126109583 gene encoding uncharacterized protein LOC126109583, translated as MKSKTKHFFKQMQEHVPIPFFGCAFAVESVWSRHCVLGPKYYKSKESSVPEHLEDHVTPRKRLRIMDTGKSNCPTTLNMKCIRVYPDYSMHSATEHRDTKAKVLASLQKDLALPCPPKGYLRYYLTASPASAHTHMLLKVLKQVGTYILHL; from the exons atgaaaa GTAAAACAAAGCATTTCTTCAAGCAAATGCAGGAACATGTCCCTATCCCCTTTTTTGGTTGTGCATTTGCAGTGGAGAGTGTGTGGTCAAGGCACTGTGTTTTGGGGCCGAAATACTATAAAAGTAAAGAGTCTAGTGTACCTGAGCACTTG GAAGACCATGTGACTCCTCGTAAGAGATTGAGGATCATGGATACTGGaaaatccaactgcccaacaacttTAAATATGAAGTGTATAAGGGTGTATCCTGATTACAGTATGCACTCAGCAACTGAACACAGGGATACCAAGGCAAAA GTTCTTGCAAGTCTACAGAAAGATTTGGCATTGCCATGCCCGCCGAAGGGCTACCTACGTTATTATTTGACTGCTTCTCCAGCAAGTGCGCACACACACATGCTACTGAAAGTGTTGAAGCAAGTGGGTACATACATCCTTCACTTGTAA